Proteins encoded by one window of Primulina huaijiensis isolate GDHJ02 chromosome 1, ASM1229523v2, whole genome shotgun sequence:
- the LOC140968338 gene encoding uncharacterized protein, whose amino-acid sequence MSSESNYQASATKDIIRTENTSEPRKKRKERGSKSSRVLSDDDNFMLDDDVQKKKTSVSRQLMDKNISLKQDMHYCFKATICEIENKSKSWYEACASCLKAIIKTTKEKVVQIARNHLFKLC is encoded by the exons ATGTCGTCAGAATCAAACTACCaag CAAGTGCCACAAAAGACATAATAAGGACTGAGAACACATCTGAGCCaagaaagaaaaggaaagaaagagGTTCCAAGTCAAGCAG GGTATTATCTGATGATGATAACTTTATGCTTGACGAtgacgtgcaaaaaaaaaaaacaagtgtcTCAAGGCAATTGATGGATAAGAATATTTCTTTGAAACAG GACATGCATTACTGCTTTAAGGCAACTATATGTGAGATTgagaataaatcaaaatcatgGTATGAAGCTTGTGCCAGTTGTCTCAAAGCAATCATCAAAACAACGAAAGAAAAAGTTGTGCAAATTGCACGAAACCACCTGTTCAAATTATGCTAA
- the LOC140988614 gene encoding protein transport protein SEC23 A → MANKQQSSSVTISSDQATPSPLQVPDRKFSSPSFASPSSWSPPPGPAFPPPPLAQLNQAPSPSTRPPRLLSPANGIRTGSPVPHMSTPPGPPVFSSPLQPAAVPYKTSPATPQPIAYSSGSSFPSSSTPHFSNGSVELQHQISDVTEEHDMESPNVLFSAQKVLKLKKLANVPSLGFGALISPGREVSPGPQVIQRDPHRCHSCGSYANIYCNILLESGQWQCVICRSLNGSGGEYIAQTKEELRNLPELSSPLVDYVQTGNKRPGYIPVSDSRTSAPVVLVIDECLDEQHLQHLQSSLHAFVDSLPPTTRLGIVLYGRAVSVYDFSEESMASADVLPGGKSPSEDTLRALIYGTGIYLAPIHASLPTAHAIFSSLRAYKLNLPEASRDRCLGTAVEVALAIIQGPSAEVSRGVIKRPGGSSRIIVCAGGPNTYGPGSVPHSLGHPNYAYMEKVALKWMENLGCEAYRRNTVVDILCAGTCPVRVPVFLPLAKSSGGILILHDDFGEAFGVNLQRAAIRAAGSYGLLEIRCSDDIFVSQVVGPGKEAHNDNHESFKNDSSLAIKMLSVEETQTFAVYMETGRDIKSDFVYFQFMIHFSNIFQADISRVITIRLPAVDSVSAYLESVQDEVAAVLIGKRTILLAKNLNGALDMQITLDERIKDVASKFGSQMPKSKFYRYPKEISLLPEHLFHLRRGPLLGSILGHDDEWSVYRSLFLNASFDLSLRMLAPRCLMHRDGGTFEELPAYDLAMQSDAAVVLDHGTDIFIWLGAELAAQEGKSAAALAACRTLSEELTEMRFPAPRILAFKEGSSQARYFVSRLIPAHKDPPYEQEARFPQLRTLTAEQRTKLKSSFIHFDDPSFCEWMRNLKVLPPEPS, encoded by the exons ATGGCCAATAAACAGCAATCTTCCTCTGTCACCATTTCTTCTGACCAGGCCACGCCATCACCTCTCCAAGTCCCTGATAGAAAATTTAGTTCCCCTTCTTTTGCCTCACCCTCATCTTGGTCTCCACCACCAGGACCAGCGTTCCCTCCTCCTCCATTGGCACAGCTAAACCAGGCTCCTTCTCCATCAACAAGGCCTCCTAGATTATTATCTCCAGCAAATGGAATCCGAACTGGAAGCCCTGTTCCTCACATGAGCACTCCACCTGGTCCTCCCGTGTTTTCATCTCCGCTCCAGCCAGCTGCAGTTCCATATAAAACTTCTCCTGCAACTCCTCAGCCCATTGCTTATTCTTCTGGTTCATCTTTTCCATCTTCTTCCACTCCGCATTTCTCAAATGGATCAGTTGAGTTGCAGCATCAAATTTCTGATGTTACAGAGGAGCATGATATGGAGTCTCCAAATGTTCTATTCTCAGCCCAAAAG GTGCTTAAACTGAAGAAGCTAGCCAATGTGCCTAGTTTAGGATTTGGGGCATTAATTTCTCCTGGCAGGGAGGTTTCACCAGGCCCTCAAGTAATACAACGTGATCCCCATCGATGTCACAGTTGTGGATCTTATGCCAATATCTACTGCAACATCTTACTTGAATCAGGCCAGTGGCAATGTGTAATTTGCCGGAGTCTGAATGGAAGTGGAGGGGAATACATAGCTCAAACCAAGGAAGAACTCCGAAATCTACCCGAACTATCTTCCCCTCTTGTCGATTATGTGCAGACAGGGAACAAGAGACCTGGTTACATTCCAGTGTCTGACTCTAGAACATCAGCTCCTGTAGTTCTAGTGATAGACGAGTGCTTAGATGAACAACACTTGCAGCATCTTCAGAGCTCCCTGCACGCATTTGTAGATTCCTTACCACCAACTACCAGACTTGGAATTGTGCTTTATGGCCGTGCAGTTTCAGTGTATGATTTCTCTGAAGAATCCATGGCATCTGCCGATGTACTTCCTGGGGGAAAATCACCAAGTGAGGACACCTTGAGAGCACTGATATATGGGACCGGAATATACTTAGCACCAATTCATGCATCGCTTCCCACAGCGCATGCCATTTTTTCATCATTGAGGGCATATAAATTGAATTTGCCTGAAGCTTCTAGAGACCGTTGCTTAGGTACTGCAGTGGAGGTTGCCCTGGCAATAATTCAAGGGCCTTCAGCTGAAGTGTCAAGAGGTGTTATTAAAAGGCCAGGTGGAAGTAGCAGGATAATTGTGTGTGCTGGTGGACCAAACACTTATGGCCCAGGTTCAGTTCCTCATTCACTTGGTCATCCAAACTACGCATATATGGAGAAAGTAGCATTGAAGTGGATGGAGAATTTAGGTTGTGAAGCTTATCGTCGCAATACAGTGGTGGACATTCTATGTGCTGGAACATGCCCGGTACGAGTTCCTGTTTTTCTGCCTCTTGCAAAATCTTCTGGAGGTATCCTGATTCTCCATGATGACTTTGGAGAGGCATTTGGTGTGAATTTGCAGAGAGCAGCTATTCGGGCTGCTGGTTCTTATGGTCTATTGGAGATTCGTTGTTCAGATGATATTTTTGTTAGTCAAGTGGTAGGCCCTGGCAAGGAGGCACACAACGATAACCATGAATCATTTAAGAATGACAGTAGTCTTGCTATAAAAATGCTGAGTGTTGAAGAAACACAAACTTTTGCAGTGTACATGGAGACCGGCAGAGATATAAAGAGTGATTTTGTCTACTTCCAGTTTATGattcatttttcaaatatttttcaagctGACATCTCCAGAGTGATTACCATTAGGCTCCCTGCTGTGGATAGTGTTTCAGCATATCTAGAGAGTGTTCAAGATGAAGTGGCTGCTGTTCTTATTGGAAAAAGAACTATTTTGCTAGCGAAAAACTTAAACGGTGCTCTTGATATGCAAATAACACTTGATGAGAGAATTAAAGATGTTGCAAGTAAGTTCGGTTCCCAAATGCCAAAGTCCAAATTTTATCGATACCCCAAAGAAATCTCATTATTGCCAGAACACTTGTTCCATCTTAGAAGAGGTCCTTTACTTGGAAGTATACTTGGTCATGACGATGAGTGGTCTGTCTACCGATCTTTGTTCCTCAATGCGTCCTTTGATCTATCACTCCGCATGCTGGCACCTCGATGTCTTATGCATCGGGATGGTGGAACTTTTGAGGAGTTACCAGCTTATGATCTTGCTATGCAGTCTGATGCTGCTGTTGTTCTTGATCACGGGACAGATATCTTCATTTGGTTG GGTGCTGAGCTAGCTGCACAGGAAGGAAAAAGTGCAGCAGCTTTGGCGGCATGTAGGACATTGTCTGAAGAGCTTACTGAGATGAGGTTTCCTGCTCCTAGGATTCTTGCATTCAAG GAAGGGAGCTCCCAGGCTCGATACTTTGTCTCTCGGCTGATACCAGCACACAAAGACCCACCTTACGAACAG GAAGCAAGATTTCCTCAGCTTCGAACTTTGACTGCGGAACAGCGGACAAAGCTGAAAAGTAGTTTTATTCACTTTGATGATCCGAGCTTCTGCGAGTGGATGCGGAATTTGAAAGTATTGCCACCAGAACCAAGCTGA
- the LOC140988631 gene encoding protein translocase subunit SECA1, chloroplastic-like, producing the protein MAMARPVESPVAAAGHRSLATFTGLSSNFTICKRSSWLGNYPIRLTGGGGRRAEVRERRSLCPRPSPVTMAALGGLLSGIFGTGTDTGEATRQLYASSVALINEMEAQISSLSDSQLRERTSVLQQRACRGDPLDSLLPEAFSVVREASKRVLGLRPFDVQLIGGMVLHKGEIAEMKTGEGKTLVAILPAFLNALAGKGVHVVTVNDYLARRDCEWVGQVPRFLGLKVGLIQQNMTSEERRENYLCDITYVTNSELGFDYLRDNLATSVGELVLRGFNYCVIDEVDSILIDEARTPLIISGSAEKPSDRYYKSAKIATVFEPDIHYTVDEKQKNVLLTEQGYADAEEILEVKDLYDPREQWASYILNAIKAKELFLRDVNYIIRGNEVLIVDEFTGRVMQGRRWSDGLHQAVEAKEGLPIQNETVTLASISYQNFFLQFPKLCGMTGTAATESAEFESIYKLKVTIVPTNKPMIRKDESDVVFRATTGKWQAVIVEISRMNKAGRPVLVGTTSVEQSDALSAQLRESGIPHEVLNAKPENVEREAEIVAQSGRLGAVTIATNMAGRGTDIILGGNAEFMARLKLREMLMPRVVKPAEGGYVSVKKPSPKKTWKVNERLFPCTLSKESSKLAEEAVQLAVTTWGQRSLTELEAEERLSYSCEKGPVQDEVISKLRITFLNIVGEYKVYTEEEREKVVSAGGLHVVGTERHESRRIDNQLRGRSGRQGDPGSSRFFLSLEDNIFRIFGGDRIQGLMRAFRVEDLPIESKMLTKALDEAQRKVENYFFDIRKQLFEYDEVLNSQRDRVYTERRRALESDDLQFLLVEYAELTMDDILEANIDSDAPRESWNFEKLAAKLQQYCYLLNDLTPELLGSNCSNYDELKEYLHLRGREAYMQKREIVEKEAPGLMKEAEKFLILSNIDRLWKEHLQALKFVQQAVGLRGYAQRDPLIEYKLEGYNLFIDMMARIRRNVIYAIYQFQPVLVKQKNEQRSEGVKSDAKNHDDMNPVVTSMPSS; encoded by the exons ATGGCAATGGCACGGCCAGTTGAGTCGCCGGTGGCGGCAGCCGGTCACCGCTCCTTGGCCACCTTCACTGGTCTTTCTTCCAACTTCACCATCTGCAAGAGGAGCAGTTGGCTTGGAAACTACCCAATCAGATTAACGGGAGGTGGAGGAAGAAGAGCTGAAGTAAGAGAAAGAAGAAGTCTGTGTCCCAGGCCGAGCCCCGTCACGATGGCAGCTTTGGGTGGACTGTTGAGCGGGATTTTCGGGACAGGCACAGACACCGGCGAGGCCACCCGGCAGCTGTACGCGAGCTCTGTGGCACTTATCAATGAGATGGAGGCCCAGATTTCGTCCCTTTCGGATTCTCAATTGAGGGAGAGGACCTCTGTCTTGCAACAACGCGCTTGCCGCGGTGATCCTTTGGACTCCCTCTTACCT GAAGCATTTTCAGTAGTGAGAGAGGCTTCTAAAAGGGTTCTAGGCCTTCGTCCCTTTGACGTGCAGCTGATCG GTGGAATGGTTCTTCACAAAGGCGAAATAGCTGAAATGAAAACAGGAGAAGGAAAGACACTAGTTGCCATATTGCCTGCGTTTTTAAATGCACTGGCTGGGAAAGGCGTGCATGTTGTTACCGTTAATGACTATTTAGCTCGACGAGATTGTGAATGGGTTGGTCAAGTTCCACGTTTTCTTGGATTGAAGGTTGGCCTAATCCAAC AAAATATGACCAGCGAAGAGAGGAGGGAGAACTACTTATGTGACATCACATATGTTACAAATAgtgagctgggatttgattACTTGAGAGATAATCTTGCCAC GAGTGTTGGTGAACTTGTCTTGAGAGGTTTCAATTACTGTGTCATTGACGAGGTTGATTCTATCCTCATTGACGAAGCAAGGACTCCTCTCATCATATCTGGATCTGCTGAAAAACCCAGCGACCGTTACTATAAATCTGCTAAAATAGCCACCGTATTTGAGCCAGATATTCATTACACT GTTGATGagaaacaaaaaaatgttttactTACAGAACAAGGTTATGCAGATGCAGAAGAAATTCTGGAAGTAAAAGATTTATATGATCCAAGAGAGCAGTGGGCATCATACATATTAAATGCAATCAAAGCCAAGGAACTTTTTCTTAGAGATGTGAACTATATAATCAGAGGGAACGAAGTTCTTATAGTGGATGAGTTTACTGGCCGAGTAATGCAG GGGAGACGCTGGAGTGATGGACTTCATCAAGCAGTTGAAGCAAAAGAAGGACTGCCTATACAAAATGAAACAGTGACCTTGGCTTCTATCAGCTACCAAAACTTCTTTCTGCAG TTTCCAAAACTTTGTGGCATGACTGGCACGGCTGCCACCGAAAGCGCAGAGTTTGAGAGCATATACAAACTCAAAGTGACCATTGTTCCCACAAACAAACCCATGATTAGAAAG GATGAGTCAGATGTAGTGTTTAGGGCAACTACAGGGAAATGGCAAGCAGTCATAGTAGAGATATCTCGGATGAACAAAGCAGGCCGGCCAGTGCTTGTGGGAACAACTAGTGTTGAGCAAAGTGATGCCTTATCTGCTCAACTTCGTGAATCTGGAATCCCCCATGAG GTTCTGAATGCAAAACCAGAAAATGTGGAAAGAGAAGCTGAAATTGTGGCTCAGAGTGGTAGACTAGGGGCAGTAACAATCGCAACAAACATGGCTGGTCGTGGTACTGACATAATCCTTGGTGGTAATGCTGAATTTATGGCAAGGTTGAAGTTACGTGAGATGCTGATGCCAAG AGTTGTAAAGCCTGCTGAAGGAGGTTATGTTTCAGTTAAGAAACCTTCTCCGAAGAAGACATGGAAG GTAAATGAGAGGCTATTTCCATGCACGCTATCCAAAGAGAGCTCTAAACTGGCCGAGGAGGCTGTACAGTTGGCAGTCACAACATGGGGTCAGAGGTCATTGACTGAGCTTGAAGCTGAAGAGCGGCTGTCGTATTCTTGTGAAaag GGTCCTGTTCAGGATGAAGTCATTTCAAAGCTCCGCATTACTTTTCTTAACATTGTTGGGGAGTATAAGGTTTACACAGAAGAAGAGAGGGAGAAG GTTGTGTCAGCAGGTGGGCTTCATGTTGTGGGTACGGAGCGCCATGAGTCACGCCGAATTGACAATCAG CTGCGTGGCCGTAGTGGCCGACAAGGAGACCCTGGAAGTTCCCGGTTTTTTCTTAGTCTTGAAGATAACATCTTTCGCATATTCGGTGGAGATAGAATTCAG GGTTTGATGAGAGCTTTTAGAGTTGAAGATTTACCAATTGAATCCAAGATGCTGACAAAAGCACTGGATGAAGCTCAGAGAAAAGTGGAAAATTACTTTTTTGACATTAGAAAGCAATTGTTTGAATATGATGAGGTTTTGAACAGTCAAAGAGATCGGGTATACACTGAGAGAAGAAGAGCATTGGAGTCCGACGATCTCCAATTTCTCCTTGTCGAATATGCTGAATTAACAATGGACGATATACTGGAG GCAAATATTGATTCTGATGCTCCAAGAGAGAGCTGGAATTTTGAGAAGCTTGCTGCAAAACTTCAACA ATATTGCTATCTTTTGAATGATTTGACCCCTGAATTACTTGGATCTAATTGCTCCAATTATGATGAATTAAAAGAATACCTTCACCTTCGTGGACGTGAAGCATATATGCAGAAACGG GAAATAGTGGAGAAAGAAGCTCCTGGTTTGATGAAAGAAGCAGAAAAGTTCCTTATATTGTCCAACATAGATCGCTTATGGAAGGAACACTTGCAAGCACTCAAATTTGTACAGCAGGCTGTAGGTTTGCGGGGATATGCACAGAGAGATCCACTTATTGAGTACAAACTTGAGGGCTACAATCTTTTCATAGACATGATGGCGCGTATAAGAAGAAATGTTATATATGCTATTTACCAG TTCCAGCCAGTTTTGGTGAAGCAGAAAAATGAACAACGTTCGGAAGGTGTTAAATCTGATGCTAAGAATCATGATGATATGAATCCAGTCGTCACTTCCATGCCCTCTTCATAA
- the LOC140988623 gene encoding protein S-acyltransferase 18: MSLVSSDAPRRHGWQRPLHPLQLVGTAVFCFLVAAFYCFLGLFLGSRIAEITITIIFSVAVVSVALLFLRCASIDPSDKSRFRFRKKKRKGNFTGFQELNYVYLFSKICVRFFRRMERKILKTCIRRKYVDPCKANIQIQSEPLIPFPLVLKDDSFPPNPKDEDISFCSLCDFEVNKYSKHCRTCNRCVEGFDHHCRWLNNCVGKKNYSTFILLMTFVLIMLSVEGGTAIVVFVRCFSDSKGMEQELKRRHYENFPRGVLAAASILLVLVTAYSTVALGQLFFFHLVLIRKGISTYDYILAMKEENQLVELESLEDSDSASDSDFSSDESIDYDSPEKPSFLSRMIYKGGRINQNPQKLSIKVDDEPESLSILNKKKGFRASIDPWKLIKLSRDKAILAADKARERQLKHKPLTLKSDSLKPLPLEIKSGPLVKADNKDAGVLSLMPLPLVSKGRFLNSPRQFSSPRKRLSCSPTQQPGSGGAGGPSPKHNYRSGFDLKLTQVSREMESYISRQVLCSVLRSDGSEDSPR; the protein is encoded by the exons ATGTCGCTCGTCTCCTCCGATGCACCCAGACGCCATGGCTGGCAACGCCCACTCCACCCTTTACAG CTCGTGGGAACAGCGGTTTTCTGTTTCCTAGTCGCGGCTTTTTACTGCTTTTTGGGCCTTTTCTTAGGCAGCAGAATAGCTGAGATCACCATAACAATTATTTTCTCCGTAGCG GTAGTTTCTGTCGCTCTTCTGTTTTTGAGGTGTGCGAGCATTGATCCTAGCGACAAGAGTAGATTTAGATtcagaaagaagaaaagaaaaggtaaTTTTACCGGGTTCCAGGAGCTGAATTATGTGTATCTCTTCAGCAAGATTTGCGTGAGATTCTTCAGAAGAATGGAGCGCAAGATCCTGAAGACTTGCATTAGAAGGAAGTATGTGGATCCTTGCAAAGCTAACATCCAAATTCAATCGGAACCTCTAATCCCATTTCCCCTCGTTCTCAAGGAtgattcttttccaccaaatcCCAAAGACGAAGATATCTCATTTTGCTCCCTCTGCGATTTCGAG GTTAACAAGTACAGCAAACATTGCAGGACTTGCAACCGGTGTGTCGAAGGATTCGATCACCACTGCAGG TGGCTGAACAATTGTGTTGGGAAAAAGAATTACTCGACCTTCATTCTTTTGATGACTTTTGTCTTGATAATG CTTTCCGTGGAAGGGGGAACTGCGATTGTGGTATTTGTCAGGTGCTTTTCTGATAGCAAAGGGATGGAACAAGAGTTGAAGAGAAGACACTATGAGAACTTCCCTAGAGGAGTTCTTGCAGCCGCATCA ATTTTATTGGTTTTGGTGACGGCCTATAGCACGGTTGCACTGGGGCAACTTTTTTTCTTCCATCTAGTTCTAATCAGAAAG GGAATATCGACTTATGATTACATTCTCGCAATGAAAGAAGAGAACCAACTTGTAGAACTTGAGTCACTTGAAGATTCGGATTCAGCTTCTGATTCAGACTTTTCTTCTGATGAGAGTATTGACTACGATTCACCTGAAAAGCCTTCATTTCTATCACGAATGATATACAAAGGTGGAAGGATAAATCAG AACCCACAAAAATTGTCCATAAAGGTTGATGATGAACCAGAATCATTGTCCATCTTGAACAAAAAGAAAGGTTTCCGTGCAAGCATTGACCCATGGAAACTAATAAAACTGAGTCGAGATAAAGCTATACTTGCAGCTGACAAGGCAAGGGAAAGACAACTGAAGCACAAACCCTTAACTCTAAAAAGTGATTCGCTTAAGCCCTTGCCTCTAGAAATAAAAAGTGGACCACTTGTGAAAGCAGATAACAAAGATGCAGGAGTGTTAAGCCTGATGCCTCTGCCTCTCGTTTCAAAAGGAAGGTTTTTAAACTCACCCAGACAGTTTTCAAGTCCAAGAAAACGACTTTCATGCTCCCCAACACAGCAACCTGGTTCTGGTGGTGCTGGCGGTCCATCACCAAAGCACAACTATAGAAGCGGTTTTGATCTGAAGTTGACTCAAGTCTCCAGAGAAATGGAAAGCTATATATCTAGGCAGGTCTTGTGCTCAGTTTTAAGGAGCGATGGTTCCGAGGATTCTCCTAGATGA
- the LOC140988640 gene encoding L-cysteine desulfhydrase-like: MELPEANGDGNHVSKKPKLSLISEAEIREEFAHHQPGIARINNGSFGSCPASIIAAQKLWQLRFLRQPDDFFFNHLQRQIIRSRSIVKELVNADHVDEISIVDNATTAAAIVLQHVGWAFAEGRFQKGDAVVMLHCAFQAVKKSIEAYVTRAGGSVIVVHLPFPVNSNEEIIAEFRKGLARGKANGKTVRLAIIDHITSMPSVVIPARELVKICREEGVERVFVDAAHAIGSVHVDVKAIGADFYVSNLHKWFFCPPSVAFLYCRKSPISPDLHHPVVSHEYGNGLAIESAWIGTRDYSSQLVIPEALDFINRFQGGLTGIQKHNHDKVVEMGEMLAKAWGTNLGTPPEMCPSMAMIGLPSGLGILCDDDALKLRTHLRDHFGVEVPIYFQASRDGEIGSADVNGILTGYARISHQVYNTVDDYIRLRDAINQLLHDGVTCKKL; this comes from the coding sequence ATGGAACTCCCCGAAGCCAATGGAGATGGCAACCACGTCTCGAAGAAGCCAAAACTCTCTTTGATATCCGAAGCAGAAATTCGGGAGGAGTTCGCCCATCACCAGCCAGGAATCGCTAGGATCAATAACGGCAGTTTCGGCAGCTGCCCCGCCTCCATCATCGCTGCTCAGAAGCTCTGGCAGCTTCGATTTCTCCGCCAGCCGGACGATTTCTTCTTCAACCATCTTCAGCGCCAAATCATCCGCTCTCGCTCCATCGTCAAGGAGCTTGTAAATGCTGACCACGTCGATGAAATCTCCATCGTCGACAATGCCACTACTGCTGCTGCCATCGTTCTCCAGCATGTTGGATGGGCTTTTGCGGAAGGGAGATTCCAGAAGGGAGATGCTGTTGTCATGCTCCACTGCGCTTTCCAGGCTGTAAAGAAGTCAATTGAGGCTTATGTCACCAGGGCTGGGGGTTCTGTCATCGTGGTTCACTTGCCTTTCCCTGTCAATTCCAATGAAGAAATTATTGCCGAGTTTCGGAAAGGCTTGGCTAGAGGTAAGGCAAACGGCAAGACAGTTAGGCTGGCGATAATAGATCATATAACTTCAATGCCCAGTGTTGTTATTCCCGCTCGTGAATTGGTTAAGATTTGTAGGGAGGAAGGTGTTGAACGCGTGTTTGTGGACGCTGCTCATGCTATTGGCAGTGTTCATGTTGATGTCAAGGCAATCGGAGCCGATTTTTATGTAAGCAATTTGCATAAATGGTTTTTCTGCCCTCCTTCTGTTGCATTTTTATACTGCCGAAAGTCACCCATATCACCGGATTTACATCACCCTGTGGTTTCACATGAAtatgggaatggattggctatcgAGAGTGCATGGATTGGGACACGAGACTACAGCTCTCAACTTGTAATTCCTGAAGCTTTAGATTTCATTAATAGATTTCAAGGTGGCCTCACGGGAATTCAGAAGCATAATCATGACAAAGTAGTGGAAATGGGTGAAATGTTGGCTAAGGCATGGGGAACAAATCTTGGTACACCTCcagagatgtgtcctagcatgGCGATGATTGGATTGCCTTCGGGATTGGGTATTCTGTGTGACGATGATGCCTTGAAGTTAAGGACACACTTGAGAGATCATTTTGGGGTGGAAGTCCCCATATATTTTCAGGCTTCAAGAGATGGGGAGATTGGATCTGCGGATGTGAATGGTATTCTAACTGGGTATGCTCGTATTTCTCATCAAGTGTACAATACTGTTGATGATTATATCAGGTTACGCGATGCAATTAATCAACTTCTCCATGATGGAGTCACTTGCAAGAAGCTTTAG